In Saccharomycodes ludwigii strain NBRC 1722 chromosome III, whole genome shotgun sequence, one DNA window encodes the following:
- the NNF2 gene encoding Nnf2p (similar to Saccharomyces cerevisiae YGR089W | NNF2 | protein that exhibits physical and genetic interactions with Rpb8p) yields the protein MKKAKSKSFVIQEGRNTPFIPNNDTTTTAADVVNHNMGTSNDYQLNSSTSIKKPSDLLLGVAQEVYIRDAFALLIVFLSFNQIASLVLLISFIVATRSRRFLADCLVFLFVPKETTRTTSIDCINNNANTNVTSYKNKFKAVYFKSWLLILESTLALLLRRYENLVVPLENLALSIVASSLINQPRDCLSVATSCSILYGVSFNLLKKLRSTFGFWQQQHDQPLLESILSSATFNTNGNSNINNINILTKNDNIYSSNQNNNHNNNNNNNNKNNAFNLRLLFSSFKIKIMNGPFCKTNTLNATTSLCWKTFFSGICSHFSTLLPILIYFASFHIVFYQFYTSLEVESRYQHDATHKVKKKGMCDTTADEGLPNNNSTVASGNLMNRKVSETIQNNSNIGCNSSDKSFGPNNTENASTQHITTTSSPSTTTKNTNFISSTTPANAKVFSQLSPTTSNINLVSLNSVNTDEGNISIVANTNNYNTCNSLATSQANLNNGFDNNFTASNSNIGPIHNNNVNNSINGNNISFSSINSTVFAVHNLSNIMATGGTTTTNNNNNNNNDHINTFSGKRDSKDYNDKNSTEFANTGTNNNNNILTNNSTDPHEQSLHPFNSNNVIEIASFTNIVEKSFVQSLKIRTPVEYNSQTIVSEPTMNCGNSRFSETLQLPPVSQGSSSLSPTSTFAKTASGASGNPLSNVSPFITAASSSTSNNNNSDNNNNNFVGVIPFVPMSHNNSSSSITSVTSRGNFPEQQPQTQQLPQYTNNYYQIYLNMDFLSKSQPTDLKELMGIQNMKTFIYSMFKYNINNSIPPLWCSFVTCKIVNLEGKRILKDKTNKSVFNKNEQDEVINDCKSLILSSCCDDDYNKFNWDTDEENLKEIPIDVIVNHVDETWIEFLLITNNNNNNNNNNNSDSSSSSSSSSSNSSANENDIPKKELKQKTNVGINSFNTMDDQELVVLVNGVIWFRVTSSIPKDYNGESVTISGLVPSSSYDIQFVIRKHSTGKDYLISDSIIKTSVLLEDEIDATSTSLNGNSRTSSNGGGKAKKNNKNNGHGSNSSGNNNNGQLKTRELNELDFVTDFSFPSFYHRKFLSPLLTLKHSVLTTNTNLRGEKLKLKKLKKDLGKKLNSMKQEHEFYTKKLKHNDDHEKDDNKRNNSKLDNLNKTIKASTQTILELQDGLDKKTENLTVLQKKFALKQKQVDEVKLKNKTLVEKFGMELFDLRKILNKKKTVLNQLQSKEAKLQKINSKLLNNLEIFSEVNQALYSKVHELNVLFLDNTYNQHVYQVNELELKIKGLEQDLVRMENENANMTELTRRMIQV from the coding sequence atgaaaaaagCCAAGTCAAAGTCTTTTGTAATTCAGGAAGGAAGAAATACACCATTCATCCCCAATAATGACACTACCACCACTGCTGCTGATGTTGTTAATCATAATATGGGGACTTCCAATGATTATCAACTCAATAGCTCTACTTctataaaaaaaccatCAGATTTACTTTTAGGTGTAGCCCAAGAAGTATATATCAGGGATGCTTTTGctttattaattgtttttttaagttttaaCCAAATTGCCTCATTAGTGCTACTAATTTCCTTTATTGTTGCCACTAGATCTAGAAGATTTTTAGCCGATTGTctggtatttttatttgtaccTAAGGAAACTACTAGAACTACTAGCATAGACTGTATCAACAATAATGCAAATACTAATGTCACTAgctataaaaataaatttaaagctgtatattttaaatcatGGCTTTTGATATTGGAGTCCACTCTAGCGTTACTACTTCGAAGGTACGAAAATTTAGTTGTTCCATTGGAAAATTTAGCTCTATCAATTGTAGCATCTTCTTTAATTAATCAGCCTCGAGACTGCCTGAGCGTAGCGACCTCAtgttcaattttatatGGCGTATCGTTTAATTTACTCAAAAAATTACGTTCCACATTTGGTTTTTGGCAACAACAGCACGACCAACCTCTGTTAGAAAGTATTCTATCTTCTGCAACTTTTAATACCAATGGTAATTCTAATATCAACAATATCAATATCCTTACTAAGAACGACAACATTTATAGTAGTAATCAGAACAATAatcacaataataacaacaacaacaataataaaaacaacgCTTTTAATTTACGTTTATTATTCTCAAGTTTTAAgattaaaataatgaatGGCCCATTTTGTAAAACCAATACCCTCAATGCTACCACTTCATTATGCTggaaaacatttttttctggTATTTGTTCCCATTTTTCTACTTTATTGCccattttaatatattttgcaTCATTCCATATAGTTTTTTATCAATTCTATACTAGTTTGGAGGTTGAATCTAGATACCAGCACGATGCCACTCACAAagttaaaaagaaaggtaTGTGTGATACAACGGCAGATGAAGGGTTACcgaacaataatagtactgTTGCTAGTGGCAACCTCATGAATAGAAAAGTATCTGAAACAATACAGAATAACAGCAATATCGGTTGTAATTCCAGTGATAAATCATTTGGTCCAAATAATACCGAAAATGCATCAACGCAACACATTACTACAACCTCTAGTCCATCTACGACCACCAAAAACACAAACTTTATTTCTTCAACTACCCCTGCTAATGCTAAAGTGTTTTCTCAGTTAAGTCCTACAACTTCAAATATTAACCTAGTTTCGTTAAATAGTGTAAATACTGATGAGGGGAACATTTCCATTGTGgcaaatacaaataacTATAATACATGCAACTCTTTGGCGACATCACAAGCTAATTTGAATAACggttttgataataattttactGCCagcaatagtaatattggTCCCATTCATAACAATAATGTCAACAATAGTATCAAtggaaataatatttctttttccagTATAAACAGCACTGTATTTGCTGTTCATAATTTAAGTAACATTATGGCCACTGGTGGTACCACcaccactaataataataataacaacaacaatgacCATATTAATACTTTTAGTGGAAAAAGGGACAGCAAGGACTATAATGACAAGAATAGCACCGAGTTTGCAAATACCGGgactaacaataataataatattttgacAAATAATTCAACTGATCCACATGAACAATCGTTACATCCTTTTAACTCGAATAATGTTATTGAAATTGCTTCATTTACCAATATTGTTGAGAAATCCTTTGTACAATCATTGAAAATCAGAACACCCGTTGAATACAATTCGCAAACAATTGTATCTGAACCAACTATGAATTGTGGGAATAGCCGTTTTTCAGAGACATTACAATTGCCACCAGTATCTCAAGGTTCATCTTCTTTATCACCAACTTCCACATTTGCTAAAACTGCCAGCGGTGCTAGTGGGAATCCACTGTCAAATGTTTCGCCTTTTATTACGGCTGCATCTTCATCCACaagtaataacaacaatagtgataataataacaataattttgttGGTGTAATACCTTTTGTCCCTATGTCTCATAACaactcttcttcttctattaCATCTGTGACCTCTCGTGGCAACTTTCCAGAGCAACAACCACAAACACAACAATTACCACaatatacaaataattattatcaaatttatttaaacatggattttttatctaaatCTCAACCAACTGATTTGAAGGAACTTATGGGAATTCAGAATATGAagacttttatttattcaatgtttaaatataatattaataatagtatcCCACCGTTATGGTGTTCGTTTGTCACTTGCAAAATTGTAAATTTggaaggaaaaagaattttaaaAGACAAGACTAATAAAAGTGTTTTCAATAAGAATGAGCAGGATGAGGTTATTAATGATTGtaaatctttaattttaagcTCATGTTGTGATGATGACTATAACAAGTTTAACTGGGATACTGAcgaagaaaatttaaaagaaataccCATTGATGTCATTGTTAATCATGTAGATGAAACATGGATTGAATTTTTACTaattactaataataataataacaataataataataataacagcgatagtagtagtagtagtagtagtagtagtagtaatagcAGTGCTAATGAAAATGACATTCCTAAAAAGGagttaaaacaaaagacTAATGTTGGTATCAATAGTTTTAATACGATGGATGACCAAGAATTAGTTGTTTTGGTTAATGGTGTCATTTGGTTTAGAGTAACTAGTAGTATTCCCAAGGATTATAATGGCGAATCAGTTACCATTAGTGGATTGGTTCCATCCAGTTCATATGATAttcaatttgttattagaaAACATTCTACAGGCAAGGATTACTTGATTAGCGattctattattaaaacaagtGTTTTGCTAGAGGATGAGATCGATGCCACGTCTACTTCTTTAAACGGCAACTCTAGAACCAGTTCAAACGGTGGTGGTAAAGCCAAGAagaataacaaaaacaatggCCATGGTAGTAACAGTAGTggcaacaataacaacggACAACTTAAGACTCGTGAGTTGAACGAATTAGATTTTGTAACTGATTTCAGTTTCCCATCTTTTTATCACAGGAAATTTTTATCTCCATTATTAACTTTGAAACATTCGGTGTTAACTACAAATACAAATTTAAGGGGAGAAAAGTTGAAGttgaaaaagttaaaaaaagatttaggCAAGAAACTTAATTCTATGAAACAGGAACATGAGTTTTATaccaagaaattaaaacataaCGATGACCATGAAAAAGATGataacaaaagaaataattccAAGTTAGACAATTTGaataaaactattaaaGCCTCGACTCAAACCATTCTAGAATTACAGGACGGATTGGACAAGAAAACAGAGAATTTAACTgttttgcaaaaaaaatttgctTTGAAGCAAAAACAAGTTGATGAAGTTAAATTGAAGAACAAAACATTGGTGGAAAAATTTGGAATGGAATTGTTTGATTTAAGAAagattttgaataaaaagaaaacagtTTTAAATCAATTACAAAGCAAAGAAGCCAAATTGCAAAAGATTAAttctaaattattaaataatttagaaatattttctGAGGTTAATCAAGCTTTATATTCTAAAGTTCATGaattaaatgttttatttttggataaTACTTATAATCAACATGTTTATCAAGTGAATGAGTTAGAATTGAAGATTAAGGGGTTGGAACAAGATCTTGTTAGAATGGAGAATGAAAATGCCAATATGACTGAACTAACCAGGAGAATGATTCAAGTGTAA
- the KEX1 gene encoding serine-type carboxypeptidase (similar to Saccharomyces cerevisiae YGL203C | KEX1 | Killer EXpression defective), giving the protein MVKSKHVSFSAINLLNFLSLFVITIVSPITYALELNKDDFLVNPESLPGYIEVERYIADLKTNDGNHYSNILEFYDLPKEMYAGRLTIEQDETITEDERKLFFWKFTRPDSFKKLSDTPNINDNNKLMFWLNGGPGCSSMDGVFMETGPFRLNDKNELIINPGSWHTKYDMVYLDQPLGTGFSHKSESSSLENVQFYDGDLAQDVSKHFIQFLNNYFKLFPEDLSKEIYLSGESYAGQYIPFFANEILNYNLNNDDDAQKINLKKLYIGNGWVDPDRQSLSYLPFALKSGLITETNEHFRSILDKHEKCQNLINTYENVDEEKFSYDQCESILSYLLQYTRDTGTKQCYNMYDIRLRDSYPSCGMNWPPLLPNIIDFFNKPGVLEALNIVYPTTSDSFRDELKWHECDDMVLWYLTNPYSKPSIHLLPDILENDIDIVFFNGDRDLICNNEGVLSMINNLGWKGSTGFVQEEGDNIIWKHNGEEAGYVKSERGVTFISIKDASHMAAYDKPLEVRGILDIADIFDAAPELKELEEINTNDINIVIPEGQDSDNEKEQAEEQNTQDDEENDNANSEEEFEEVNEEEEEEEEDQEDEGAIEGDNEDDEDEYDEDESDEDEGDVEEDEDENNEEEDDDEEEEEDDDEEEEEDDEEEEEDEDDKEGKGEENKDNNKENTEKSKKEHTKFKRVVIYFSLSSILLTIVYYVLRQFYFRPKLRAILINPTDELDNINSGSKRRNANNKSVSWAEDLEEQYFDLENGDSIDDSTIVKDNYNDEPSSIGKSTKDIQDNYNSKKQIKKKKKGGAYTSIPNDTETSFELDDM; this is encoded by the exons ATGGTAAAGTCCAAACATGTATCATTTTCTGCCATAAATTTGCTTAACTTTTTATCGCTTTTTGTCATAACAATTGTTAGCCCAATTACTTATGCTTTAGAGCTAAATAAGGATGATTTTTTAGTTAATCCAGAATCATTACCAGGTTACATCGAAGTGGAGAGATATATAGCTGATTTGAAGACAAATGATGGAAATCATTATAGCAATATCTTAGAATTTTATGATTTACCAAAGGAAATGTACGCTGGTAGATTAACAATAGAACAAGACGAAACAATAACGGAAGATGAGAGAAAGTTGTTTTTCTGGAAGTTTACTAGACCTGATTCATTTAAAAAGCTTTCTGATACTCCAAACATcaatgacaataataaattaatgtTTTGGTTGAATGGTGGCCCAGGGTGTTCTTCCATGGATGGTGTTTTTATGGAAACTGGTCCATTCAGATTAAATGACAAGAATGAACTAATTATAAATCCAGGTTCTTGGCACACCAAGTATGATATGGTTTATTTAGATCAGCCGTTGGGCACTGGGTTTTCACATAAGTCTGAAAGTTCCAGCTTGGAAAATGTTCAATTTTATGATGGTGATTTGGCTCAAGATGTTTCGAAGCactttattcaatttttaaataattatttcaaGCTTTTCCCTGAAGATTTATCAAAAGAGATTTATTTAAGTGGCGAAAGCTATGCTGGTCAATATATTCCATTTTTTGCGaatgaaattttaaattacaatttaaataatgacGACGACGCCCAAAagattaatttaaaaaagctCTACATTGGAAATGGATGGGTTGATCCAGACCGCCAATCGTTGAGCTATCTACCATTTGCTCTTAAAAGTGGTTTAATTACTGAGACCAATGAGCATTTCCGTTCAATACTAGACAAGCATGAGAAATGTCAGAATTTAATTAACACTTATGAAAATGTAGACGAGGAGAAGTTTTCTTATGACCAATGCGAAAGTATATTAAGCTATCTACTTCAGTATACAAGGGATACTGGTACTAAACAATGTTATAATATGTATGATATCAGGTTACGTGATAGTTATCCAAGTTGCGGTATGAACTGGCCACCATTATTACCTAATATAATtgacttttttaataaaccaGGCGTTTTAGAAGCTCTAAATATTGTTTATCCTACCACTAGTGATTCATTTAGAGATGAATTAAAGTGGCATGAATGTGATGATATGGTTTTATGGTACTTAACCAATCCTTACAGTAAACCAAGCATACATTTATTACCTgatattttagaaaatgatattgatattgttttttttaatggcgATAGAGATTTAATTTGTAATAATGAGGGGGTTTTGAGCATGATCAATAATTTGGGCTGGAAAGGTTCTACTGGATTTGTTCAGGAAGAAggtgataatattatttggaAACATAATGGCGAAGAAGCTGGTTACGTTAAGAGTGAAAGAGGAGTAACTTTTATTAGCATTAAAGATGCTTCACATATGGCAGCTTATGATAAACCGTTAGAGGTAAGAGGTATTTTGGACATAGCAGATATTTTTGATGCCGCCCCTGAACTAAAAGAATTGGAAGAAATCAATAccaatgatattaatattgttatacCTGAAGGTCAAGATAGTGATAATGAAAAGGAACAAGCAGAAGAACAAAATACAcaagatgatgaagaaaatgataatgCCAATAGTGAAGAGGAATTTGAAGAAGTAAATgaggaggaagaagaagaagaagaagatcaAGAAGATGAAGGTGCTATAGAAGGGGATAACGAAgatgatgaggatgaatatgatgaagatgaaagTGATGAGGATGAAGGTGATGTAGAAGaggatgaagatgaaa acaatgaagaagaagatgatgatgaagaagaagaagaagatgatgatgaagaagaagaagaagatgatgaagaagaagaagaagatgaagatgataaagaaggaaaaggtgaagaaaataaagataacaaTAAGGAGAATACggaaaaatctaaaaagGAACATACAAAATTTAAACGTGTGGTTatctatttttctttatcatctattttattaaccATTGTTTATTACGTGCTTAGACAATTCTATTTCAGACCCAAATTACGTGCTATTTTAATCAATCCAACGGATGAATTAGacaatattaatagtgGCAGCAAAAGGAGgaatgctaataataaatcagtATCATGGGCTGAAGATTTAGAAGaacaatattttgatttagaAAATGGTGATAGTATAGACGATTCCACTATTGTAAAAGATAACTATAATGACGAACCTTCCAGTATTGGAAAAAGTACCAAAGATATTCAAGATAATTATAACTCaaagaaacaaataaaaaagaaaaagaaaggaggTGCTTACACTAGTATTCCCAATGATACAGAAACTTCGTTTGAATTGGATGATATGTAA
- the CHO1 gene encoding CDP-diacylglycerol-serine O-phosphatidyltransferase (similar to Saccharomyces cerevisiae YER026C | CHO1 | CHOline requiring): MSTASSSNSNHTLNRDNLKKLKKELQKQKMFDEDYHAIMTDDEDNMIKNNEIGSRTSSRRASSIFSLDTSPLDPPNETDMLKFTSDDHHFSMIRNLHLADYITMMNGFCGFYSIISCLRFTLTNRPHYVHRAHLFILLGVFFDFFDGRVARLRNRSSLMGQELDSLADLISFGVAPASIAFAIGFQSTVDVLCLSFFVLCGLTRLARFNVTVSQIPHDFSGKSRYFEGFPIPTTLFWVAVMEYLVKKGFILNNLPLGILYSNQWYEFHPFVLVFFIHGCLMISKSLKLPKP, translated from the coding sequence ATGAGTACTgccagtagtagtaacagTAATCATACTTTAAACAGGGataatttaaagaaattgaaaaaagaactCCAGAAACAGAAAATGTTTGACGAAGATTATCATGCTATAATGACTGACGATGAAGATAAcatgataaaaaataatgaaattgGCTCTCGTACAAGTAGCAGAAGGGCAAGtagtatttttagtttagATACCTCACCTTTAGATCCTCCAAATGAAACAGATATGCTTAAATTTACTAGTGATGATCATCATTTTAGTATGATTAGAAACTTGCATCTAGCTGACTATATCACAATGATGAACGGTTTTTGTGGTTTTTATTCTATAATTAGTTGCTTACGTTTCACCTTAACCAACAGACCACATTATGTGCATCGTGCTCATCTATTCATACTGTTGggtgttttttttgatttctttGACGGTAGAGTAGCCAGACTAAGAAATAGAAGTAGTTTAATGGGTCAAGAGTTGGATTCCTTGGCTGATTTGATTTCTTTTGGTGTTGCTCCCGCTTCTATTGCATTTGCCATTGGCTTCCAATCCACTGTTGATGTATTAtgtttatcttttttcgTCTTATGTGGTTTAACTAGATTGGCCAGGTTCAATGTCACTGTTAGCCAGATCCCACACGATTTTAGTGGTAAGTCTAGGTATTTTGAAGGTTTCCCTATTCCAACTACTTTATTCTGGGTCGCTGTTATGGAATATCTAGTTAAGAAGGgctttattttaaataatttgccCTTGGGTATATTATATTCTAATCAATGGTACGAATTCCATCCTTttgttttagttttttttattcatgGTTGCCTAATGATCtctaaaagtttaaaaCTCCCCAAGCCAtag
- the ARO8 gene encoding bifunctional 2-aminoadipate transaminase/aromatic-amino-acid:2-oxoglutarate transaminase (similar to Saccharomyces cerevisiae YGL202W | ARO8 | AROmatic amino acid requiring), whose product MTLPESKDFSYLFSDEAKSRKPSPLKTCIHLFNDPNIIFLGGGLPLSNYFPWKEISAISPKPPFPNGIGAPIKNADEEAIEYIIPKAKAEIREEGDIPLERCLQYGFSQGQPELLKFLRKHTEVIHKMDKYSDWDVLATIGNTGGWESCLRVFCNRGDNILAEAHSFSSSLSAALSQGVNVFPIPMDEFGIIPSKLEFILDNWNEKAPKPKLLYTIPTGQNPTGSSLSDERKFEIYQLAKKHDFIIVEDEPYYFLQMGKYESPETRSSVEKKPTHEEFVNGLAKSFVSLDDEGRVLRLDSFSKVLAPGTRLGWIVGSKKLLTTFLYLHEMTIQAPAGFTQTLVSKTLNSWGQDGYLDWLIGLRHEYTVKRDTAIDALRQHLPVDIRDKTTNEPLVVVNPPVAGMFFVINIDASQHPKFNTEFNKDPKKVEKAFYEKVIQKGVLVVPGGWFETTGETVPPQPKESKVVLKPNEIFFRGTYAAVPLDKMKEGIKRLGVALREEFGL is encoded by the coding sequence atgacCCTACCAGAATCTAAAGATTTCTCCTATTTATTCTCTGATGAAGCCAAAAGTCGTAAGCCAAGTCCATTAAAAACATGTATTCATTTGTTTAATGATCCaaatattatctttttggGTGGTGGTTTACCATTGAGTAATTATTTCCCATGGAAAGAAATTAGTGCCATTTCTCCAAAACCACCTTTCCCAAATGGTATTGGTGCTCCAATCAAAAACGCTGATGAAGAAGCTATCGAATATATTATTCCAAAGGCCAAAGCTGAAATCAGGGAAGAAGGCGATATTCCACTTGAAAGATGTCTACAATATGGATTTTCCCAAGGTCAACCGGAgttgttaaaatttttaagaaaaCATACTGAAGTTATTCATAAAATGGACAAGTATTCTGACTGGGACGTTTTAGCCACTATTGGTAATACTGGTGGTTGGGAATCCTGTTTAAGAGTCTTTTGTAACCGTggtgataatattttagcTGAGGCCCACTCCTTCTCTAGTTCCTTAAGTGCTGCTTTATCTCAAGGGGTCAATGTCTTCCCAATTCCAATGGATGAATTTGGTATTATTCCATCTAAATTGGAATTTATCTTGGATAATTGGAATGAAAAAGCTCCTAAACCAAAGTTATTGTACACGATCCCAACAGGTCAAAACCCAACAGGTTCTTCTTTAAGTGACGAGagaaaatttgaaatttatCAATTGGCTAAAAAGcatgattttattattgttgaagATGAACCATACTATTTCTTACAAATGGGGAAATACGAATCTCCAGAAACCAGAAGCTCTGTCGAGAAGAAACCAACTCATGAAGAATTTGTCAATGGTTTGGCCAAATCCTTCGTTTCTTTAGACGATGAAGGTCGTGTTCTTAGATTAGATTCTTTTTCCAAGGTCTTAGCACCAGGTACCAGATTGGGTTGGATTGTTGGTTCAAAGAAACTCTTAACTACTTTCTTATATTTGCATGAAATGACTATCCAAGCTCCAGCTGGTTTCACACAAACTTTGGTTTCCAAAACTTTAAATAGTTGGGGGCAAGATGGCTATTTGGACTGGTTAATCGGTTTGCGTCATGAGTACACTGTTAAAAGAGATACTGCTATTGATGCTTTGAGACAACATTTACCTGTTGACATTAGAGACAAAACTACCAACGAACCTTTGGTTGTTGTTAATCCACCTGTTGCCGGtatgttttttgttatcaACATTGATGCTTCTCAACATCCTAAATTTAACACTGAATTCAACAAAGATCCTAAGAAGGTTGAAAAGGCTTTCTACGAAAAAGTTATCCAAAAGGGTGTTTTGGTTGTTCCTGGTGGCTGGTTTGAAACCACGGGCGAAACTGTTCCACCTCAACCAAAAGAAAGTAAAGTTGTATTAAAACCAAATGAAATCTTTTTTAGAGGTACTTATGCTGCCGTTCCCTTGGACAAAATGAAAGAAGGTATCAAAAGATTGGGTGTTGCTCTAAGAGAAGAATTTGGTTTATAA